A region of the Arenibacter antarcticus genome:
TTATCGGTTACGGCTACCGCTGCCGATGTTCGGCCGTGAAAACCATTTTTAAAGGCAATGACCTTGGACTTCCCATTTTGAAAGGATGCTAATTTTAAAGCATTTTCGTTGGCTTCTGCCCCAGAATTGCAGAGGAAAAGGTTGTAGTCCTCACAACCTGAAAGTTTCCCCAATTTGGTTGCTAATTCTTCTTGTAGGGGATTTTGGATGGCATTGCTGTAAAAACCAATTTTGTCCAATTGATCTTTAAGTCGGTTTATATAGGTGGGATGGGAGTGCCCAATGGAGATTACGGCATGTCCTCCATAAAAATCCAAATATTCCTGTCCCTTATCATCAATAACCACAATTCCTTTGGCAGCGACTGGGGTTACATCGTAAAGCGGGTATACATCAAATAATTTCATCTGTTCCAATAGTTGTTTGTTCCTGTGGGTGTCTGCCCATAGGGTTAATAAGGCTACGCCTTTTTAATTTCGTTTATTTTATCGAAGGAGGCTATAATTCCCCTGATCAGGGAAGAACTAAGGCCTTGGTGTTCCATTTCATTAAGTCCGGATATGGTACATCCTCTGGGTGTGGTAACCTTGTCAATTTCTCGTTCTGGATGACTATCCGACTCAATTAACAAGCTTGCCGCTCCATTACAGGTATGCATCGCCAACTCCTGTGCTTCTTTGGCATCGAATCCCAACTGTATAGCCCCTTGGGTTGTAGCACGTATCAGTCGCATCCAAAAGGCAATTCCACTGGCGCAGATTACTGTTGCAGCCTGCATCTGATCTTCGGGAATTTGCATAGAATGCCCCATTCTATTGAAAATGGCTTTGGCCAACTCTATTCGCTTTTGCCCTTTCTCATTGCTACAAATACAGGTCATGGATTTTCCGACAGAAATGGCTGTATTGGGCATGGCCCTAATAATATAATGGTCTGGCCCAATAATTTCTTCCATTCTAGCAATGCTGAAGCCTGTAATGGTAGAAATGATTACGTGTTTTTCCGTAAGGAGGTCCTTAACCTCTGCCAAAATTTTTACAAAATGCCCAGGTTGAACCGCAAAAATCAGGATATCGGCTTTGCTGACCGCCTCTTTGTTGTCGGAGGTGATACTTACAATTCCATATTTTTCAATTTCCTTCAAGTCGCCCAAATTCCTCTTGGTAAGGATCATAGAGGTGGCCCCATTGGTGCTCAAAATGCCCTTGGCAATGGACAATCCTAAATTTCCGGCCCCTATTATGGCTATTTTCATTCCCTTAAATTTAATAATTATCAAAATGGATTTTTTTAAAGTAATGCCATTTCGTAAAGTTTGATGTTTTGGTTACTGGCGGAGAATAGAGTATATAAAAATTCAACGCCATGGTTTTTCTAGGGCGGTTAAAATACGCCTGCTTTTAATTGCAATCCTGCATTTTCTTCAAATCCAAAGGCTAGGTTCATATTTTGTACCGCCTGTCCCGATGCTCCTTTTAAGAGGTTGTCTATGGCGGAGGTAATCAGGAGGGTATTATTGTGTTTGTGCAAATGAATATGGCATTGGTTGGTATTCACAACCTGTTTTAGGTTGATGTCCTCTTCCGTTACCTGGGTAAATGCGGCATCCTTATAAAAATCGGCATACAGGGCATAGGCCTCCTCTAGGCTTCCTTTGAAATCCGTATATGCGGTTGCCATGATTCCCCTAGTAAAATTCCCCCTATTGGGCAGAAAGAACAGTTCGCCAGTGTCTTGTTGTAGGCTATGCAAGTTTTCCTCTATTTCCCCAAGGTGTTGATGGGTAAAGGGTTTGTACCATGATACATTGTTGTTTCTCCAGCTGTAATGAGATGTAGGAGAAAGGCTTACTCCTGCTCCGGTACTTCCAGTTACAGCATTAATATGAACCGGGTTTTCTAATAATTTTGCCTGTGCCAATGGCAACAATGCTAATTGTATAGCTGTGGCAAAACAACCTGGATTGGCAATGTGCCTTGCAGTTTTAATTTCGTCTTTTTTTAATTCTGGTAGGCCATAAACAAAAGTTTTACCATCCAAAATAGAATCTGCCGCCAACCTAAAGTCGTTACTTAAATCTATGATCCTAGTATCCTTGGAAAATTGATTTTCCTTAAGAAATTTGGTAGAATTTCCATGACCAAGACAAAGGAATACAGCATCTACATCAGGGTTTACGGTGCCAGTGAACTTTAGGTCCGTTACCCCCAAAAGGTCAGGATGAGCGGTTGTAATTTTCTTGTTGGCTCTAGTGGTGCTGTAGACAAAGTTGATTTCCGTATTGGGATGGTTCAAAAGTATTCTGATGAGCTCGCCGCCGGTATATCCCGATCCCCCTATGATTCCTACTTTAATCATTTTGTGGATTTACGTGATTGTATATTTTTCCCGAATTGGAAAGTATCTTTATAAAACCTTTGGCGTCGTCTGCAGTCCAACCTTTATTCATTTCCCCATAACTGCCAAAAGAGGCGTTCATTAGGTCGTGGGGAGAAGATATGCCATTGAGTTCAAATCGGTATGGATGGAGGCTAACAAAGACATCTCCCGATACGTTTTTCTGGGTGTCGGTGAGGAATACCTCTATATTCCGCATCACCTCGTCCAAATAGTTTCCTTCGTGCAACAACATACCATAAAAATTCCCTTGTTGTTCCTTTTGAAACTGTTGCCATTTGCTAAGCGTGTGTTTCTCTAATAAATGATGGGCCTTTATGATGATAAGAGATGCAGGAGCTTCAAAACCTACCCGTCCTTTTATACCAATAATGGTGTCACCAACATGAATATCGCGCCCAATGGCATATTTGGAGGCAATGGCTTCTAGCTTTACAATATTGTTTACAGGGGTGTCGTTTTCGCCATCCAACGCAATTAGTTCTCCTTTATGGAAGCTTAATGTGATTTGGGTGGGTTCTGTTTGCTGTAATTGGCTAGGGTAGGCACTGTCGGGTAATGATTTGTGTGAAGTAAGGGTTTCGTCCCCGCCCACGGAGGTACCCCAAAGACCTCGGTTGATAGAGTACTTGGCTTTTTCCCAAGGATAATCTACTCCATTGCTTTTTAAATACTCAATTTCTGCTTCCCTAGCCAGTTTATTATCTCGGATAGGGGTAATAATCTCAATTTCAGGAGCAATAATCTGAAAGATCATATCAAATCTAACCTGATCGTTTCCGGCGCCGGTACTTCCGTGGGCAATATATTTAGCACCTACCTTTTTAGCGTGGTTTACAATTTCGATGGCCTGTACAATACGTTCTGCACTTACCGATAGCGGGTAGGTATTATTTTTCAGGACATTCCCGAAAATTAAATACTTTACCACCTTTTCATAAAAGGTCTGCACGGCATCTATAGAGGTGTAGCTAGTAGCTCCTAATTCCAATGCCTTTTTGTGGATACTGTCTATTTCCTCATTGGAAAATCCGCCAGTGTTAACACTTACGGCATGTACTTCAAATCCTTGGTCCTTTGATAAATATTTTGCGCAATATGAGGTGTCTAATCCTCCACTGTAGGCCAATACTAATTTTTTCATCTTACTCGTTTATGTATAATTTCTGGGATTGCAAAAGTTGCGATCCCTTATTTAGTTTTTTTACTTAGAAATAGGCTTTCTTTAATACTTTTCAATCGTTTAAAAGCCTTGGAATTTATCTTTTCCGTGCTGTTTTCCTTTGCTTTTATTACGGGGTCGTATAGCATCCCTGTACAGAGGCACATTTTCTGTTCCGTTCTGGTCAGGATATCAAAGTTCTTACAGGTCTGGCACCCTTTCCAAAATTCTGGATCTGTAGTGAGTTCGGAAAAGGTAACTGGTTTATAGCCCAATTCGTAGTTCATCTTCATCACTGCCAATCCGGTAGTGATACCAAATATTTTAGCATCGGGAAACTTAGATCGCGAAAGATCAAAAATCTCTTTCTTTATCTTTTTGGCCAATCCTTGATTTCTGTAATCCGGGTGAACGATGAGTCCCGAGTTAGCTACGAATTTCTCGTGTCCCCAGACCTCTATATAGCAGAACCCGGCAAATTTATCACCGTCCAATGCAATTATGGCGTTTCCGTTATGAAGTCTTTTTTGAATATACTCTGGGGTACGTTTTGCAATCCCAGTACCGCGTACCTTTGCCGATTCGGCAATAGTATCACAGATGATTTCGGCATATTTAAAATGGGAGTCGTTAGCAATAACAATCTTCATTGAATGTTGCTTTAAATTAAAATTATAATTTGATGTTTTTTGAGAGCGGAAATGGACTCACCTATTTCCATGATAGAATTGCACCCTTACGGGCGACGACGTGTAGGCGTAAATGAATAAGCAAGGTTAGCAACCTTGTTATAATTTGATATGTATTCTTTGTTATTCATTGTTAAAATCAAAAGTACAAATAAAATTGATTTATCGTATTGCAATTCTCAATTTTTGTGGAATAGCAGATTTTTATTTTGTAATCTAATAATTTCATAAATCATAAAACCATATACTGCAATATATTCAATGATCAGTAATATGGTACTTTCCTTATATTCTGGATTAGAGTAGGCCCAATAGCTTAAAAAAATAGTAATAGACCATATTAACGGGAATCTAAATTCTGTAAACAGGCTAAGGAGTACCAGAAATATAATGTACCATGGGTGTACGGTGGCGGACAAGAAATAATAGAAACTAAGGATCCATAACATGGAAATTATTAGCGTGTTCACTTTTTTGTTGTTCCGGATGAAAGTGATTAAGGCGACCCAGCTAATAATTATGATCGGAGTAATTTTTCCATAAGTTTTAATGAGTTCCCATGGCTTTGCGTCCCACTGGACTCCAATGTATTTTACGAGATTATAAATTCCTGCATTAAACTCAAAATTGGAAAACCACAGTCCTATAGTCTGGGAATAATTGGTGATAAATTCTGGCGCGTAAAAGGGGAGGGCTAGCAAAATGGAAACTCCGCCCACCACGGCATAGAACAGCACACTTTTTTTAAAGCCATAGTATTTTATAAAAAGGGGTAGAAATATTAAGGGGACAAGCTTAATGGAAATAGATAGGGCATATAGTACCCCGGCCAAAATCCATTTATTTTGATGTACGAGGTATAAGGACCAAATAAAAAAGAATAGCATTACTCCTTCAAAATGAAGATTTCCTGTCAGTTCCAGGATGACCAATGGATTTAAGAAATACCAAAATATAAGATATGTGGGTTTATTGAGCTTCTGAAGCAACTTGCGTCCAAAATAGAGGACCCCTAAATCGGCAAGAATTACAATAATACGCATGACTATTATACTGCCCATTGTACTAGTGCCTGTTAGTAAGGTAGATATCGCAAAAATAATCTGGTTTAATGGGGGGTAATTACTAAAATTGGAGGCACTTAGGTCGCCCATTCCGTGATACAATTCCATGGCATTGGGAATTTTACGATGGATATCTAGGAGTAGGTCTTTGGGCAAATGCAAATAGGGATTAATGCCATTGATGATTAATTGCCCGTCCCAAACAAACCTATAAAAATCCTGAGAGAGGTTAGGTTCGGAAAAAAGTAGTACTAGCCTGAACAAGGTTCCAGAAACAACTAGAAATTTAAAATTCCATTTTTCAAACTGTATCAGTTTATAGCATAAAAAGAAAAGGGCGAAATATAGGGTAATTAGTTTTATAAAATCTGTTCGTGGTAAATGGTAACCGAAAACACTATAGAACAGGATGGTAGTAAGTACCATTAAAATTGGAAATCTGTGCAGCTTCCAATAAGAAATGGCTCTTTTATTCATGGGGTATAAATGATAAATGGTATTGGTTGACCATTACTTGGCCATACATCAAATTTAAATCAAATATAACCAAATAGGAGTATATGAAAGGGAGATTCTACTAGTTGGAATTGCTGGTGGT
Encoded here:
- a CDS encoding GNAT family N-acetyltransferase; translation: MKIVIANDSHFKYAEIICDTIAESAKVRGTGIAKRTPEYIQKRLHNGNAIIALDGDKFAGFCYIEVWGHEKFVANSGLIVHPDYRNQGLAKKIKKEIFDLSRSKFPDAKIFGITTGLAVMKMNYELGYKPVTFSELTTDPEFWKGCQTCKNFDILTRTEQKMCLCTGMLYDPVIKAKENSTEKINSKAFKRLKSIKESLFLSKKTK
- a CDS encoding glycosyltransferase 87 family protein, with protein sequence MNKRAISYWKLHRFPILMVLTTILFYSVFGYHLPRTDFIKLITLYFALFFLCYKLIQFEKWNFKFLVVSGTLFRLVLLFSEPNLSQDFYRFVWDGQLIINGINPYLHLPKDLLLDIHRKIPNAMELYHGMGDLSASNFSNYPPLNQIIFAISTLLTGTSTMGSIIVMRIIVILADLGVLYFGRKLLQKLNKPTYLIFWYFLNPLVILELTGNLHFEGVMLFFFIWSLYLVHQNKWILAGVLYALSISIKLVPLIFLPLFIKYYGFKKSVLFYAVVGGVSILLALPFYAPEFITNYSQTIGLWFSNFEFNAGIYNLVKYIGVQWDAKPWELIKTYGKITPIIIISWVALITFIRNNKKVNTLIISMLWILSFYYFLSATVHPWYIIFLVLLSLFTEFRFPLIWSITIFLSYWAYSNPEYKESTILLIIEYIAVYGFMIYEIIRLQNKNLLFHKN
- the argG gene encoding argininosuccinate synthase; amino-acid sequence: MKKLVLAYSGGLDTSYCAKYLSKDQGFEVHAVSVNTGGFSNEEIDSIHKKALELGATSYTSIDAVQTFYEKVVKYLIFGNVLKNNTYPLSVSAERIVQAIEIVNHAKKVGAKYIAHGSTGAGNDQVRFDMIFQIIAPEIEIITPIRDNKLAREAEIEYLKSNGVDYPWEKAKYSINRGLWGTSVGGDETLTSHKSLPDSAYPSQLQQTEPTQITLSFHKGELIALDGENDTPVNNIVKLEAIASKYAIGRDIHVGDTIIGIKGRVGFEAPASLIIIKAHHLLEKHTLSKWQQFQKEQQGNFYGMLLHEGNYLDEVMRNIEVFLTDTQKNVSGDVFVSLHPYRFELNGISSPHDLMNASFGSYGEMNKGWTADDAKGFIKILSNSGKIYNHVNPQND
- the argC gene encoding N-acetyl-gamma-glutamyl-phosphate reductase gives rise to the protein MIKVGIIGGSGYTGGELIRILLNHPNTEINFVYSTTRANKKITTAHPDLLGVTDLKFTGTVNPDVDAVFLCLGHGNSTKFLKENQFSKDTRIIDLSNDFRLAADSILDGKTFVYGLPELKKDEIKTARHIANPGCFATAIQLALLPLAQAKLLENPVHINAVTGSTGAGVSLSPTSHYSWRNNNVSWYKPFTHQHLGEIEENLHSLQQDTGELFFLPNRGNFTRGIMATAYTDFKGSLEEAYALYADFYKDAAFTQVTEEDINLKQVVNTNQCHIHLHKHNNTLLITSAIDNLLKGASGQAVQNMNLAFGFEENAGLQLKAGVF
- the proC gene encoding pyrroline-5-carboxylate reductase, giving the protein MKIAIIGAGNLGLSIAKGILSTNGATSMILTKRNLGDLKEIEKYGIVSITSDNKEAVSKADILIFAVQPGHFVKILAEVKDLLTEKHVIISTITGFSIARMEEIIGPDHYIIRAMPNTAISVGKSMTCICSNEKGQKRIELAKAIFNRMGHSMQIPEDQMQAATVICASGIAFWMRLIRATTQGAIQLGFDAKEAQELAMHTCNGAASLLIESDSHPEREIDKVTTPRGCTISGLNEMEHQGLSSSLIRGIIASFDKINEIKKA